The following proteins are encoded in a genomic region of Nycticebus coucang isolate mNycCou1 chromosome 17, mNycCou1.pri, whole genome shotgun sequence:
- the PCDHB1 gene encoding protocadherin beta-1, whose translation MAAARRKLLQSRQVGSLLIFLCVSVGGVTTIRYSVAEEMESGSFVANVAKDLGLEVGKLTARGARLVSEGNKLHFRLHRKTGDLFVKEKLDRELLCGKADPCVLSFEIVLVEPLQSFRVEVRVFDINDNAPIFLNKEPLLKIPESTPLGSRFPLQSAQDPDVGLNGLQNYTLSANAYFHLHTRFRSHGPKYAELVLVKPLDREEQPRVNLTITAVDGGSPPKSGTAHICVVVLDVNDHVPQFSRLVYRAQLPENSANGSLVVTVTAMDLDDGTNKEITYSLAQNSEAILQTFQIDSQSGEVRLRGPLDFEAIETYDIDVQAMDGGGLSAHSKVLVEVVDVNDNPPEVMVSSVSSPLPEDSPLQTVVALFTIRDRDIRVGGKITCFLKEVLPFVVKPTFRNSYSLITDRGLDREEVSGYNITLIAMDAGPPSLSTETVIEVLISDINDNPPVFQEDSYILTVRENNSPAVFIGKVHAEDLDLGENAQITYSLLPPKNGDLSVFAYISINSDNGKLYALRTMDYEAVQDFQFMVKATDGGFLSLSSQVTVKVVVLDDNDNRPMILYPLQNGTLPCNDLVPRSAEAGYLVTKVVAVDGDSGQNSWLSYHLFKATDLGLFSVRQQNGEIRTLRQIAARDSMMQKLIILVKDHGQPALSTTASLNILLVDGFSEPYLQFRDPSKHSRKVNPSTKYLVISLAVLSFLFLLSVTVIFIIHIYQKIKYREKFTIQEHFYDDCNFPNNLVHGGGSGSLSQPFPHEMCSATGTGNSEFRFLKRFMPNFPFPHATGDVKTQAGSSLPQDSDRNKSQRSEGHAQVSDDYM comes from the coding sequence ATGGCGGCTGCTCGCAGAAAACTTTTGCAAAGCAGGCAAGTGGGctctcttctcatttttctgtGCGTATCTGTGGGGGGTGTGACAACCATCCGCTATTCGGTGGCGGAGGAGATGGAGAGCGGCTCGTTTGTGGCCAATGTGGCTAAGGACCTAGGGCTGGAGGTAGGGAAGCTGACTGCTCGCGGGGCGCGGCTGGTTTCCGAGGGCAACAAACTGCATTTCCGGCTCCACCGCAAGACGGGGGATTTGTTCGTGAAGGAGAAACTGGATAGGGAGTTACTTTGTGGCAAAGCTGACCCGTGTGTTCTGTCCTTTGAAATAGTCCTGGTGGAGCCGCTGCAGTCCTTCCGTGTAGAGGTCAGGGTATTTGATATCAATGACAATGCCCCAATTTTCCTAAACAAGGAGCCACTTTTAAAGATTCCGGAGAGCACCCCCTTGGGTTCACGTTTTCCTCTGCAGAGCGCCCAGGATCCGGACGTGGGCCTCAATGGTCTCCAAAACTACACCCTGAGCGCCAACGCGTATTTCCACCTGCACACCCGCTTCCGCAGCCACGGACCTAAATACGCTGAGCTGGTGCTGGTTAAACCCCTGGATAGAGAGGAGCAGCCTCGGGTCAACTTGACAATCACAGCTGTGGACGGTGGGTCCCCACCCAAGTCTGGCACTGCTCACATCTGCGTGGTGGTTCTGGATGTCAACGATCACGTGCCCCAGTTCTCGCGACTAGTGTACCGCGCTCAGCTGCCAGAGAATAGTGCCAATGGTTCTTTAGTGGTCACAGTCACTGCCATGGACCTAGATGACGGCACCAACAAGGAGATAACTTATTCTTTAGCTCAAAACTCAGAAGCAATTCTCCAGACGTTTCAGATCGACTCTCAAAGTGGAGAGGTTCGACTAAGAGGGCCCCTAGATTTTGAAGCTATTGAAACATACGACATTGACGTTCAAGCTATGGATGGAGGAGGCCTCTCTGCCCACAGCAAAGTCCTGGTCGAAGTGGTGGACGTGAACGACAATCCTCCTGAAGTGATGGTCTCCTCTGTGTCCAGCCCTCTCCCTGAGGACTCTCCACTACAGACGGTAGTGGCCCTTTTCACTATCCGAGACCGGGATATTCGAGTGGGAGGAAAAATCACCTGCTTCCTCAAAGAAGTCCTTCCCTTTGTGGTTAAACCTACATTTCGGAATTCCTACTCGCTAATCACTGACAGAGGCTTGGATCGGGAGGAGGTCTCAGGCTATAATATTACCCTTATTGCCATGGATGCTGGACCACCCAGCCTGTCCACGGAGACTGTGATAGAAGTGCTAATATCTGACATTAATGATAATCCCCCAGTATTTCAGGAAGATTCCTACATCTTGACTGTTCGGGAAAACAACAGCCCTGCAGTTTTTATTGGCAAAGTCCATGCTGAAGATCTAGATTTGGGTGAGAATGCCCAAATAACATATTCCCTGCTGCCTCCAAAAAATGGAGATCTGTCAGTCTTCGCTTACATCTCCATAAATTCAGATAATGGGAAGCTTTATGCATTGAGAACCATGGATTATGAGGCCGTTCAAGATTTTCAATTTATGGTGAAGGCCACTGATGGGGGTTTCCTGTCATTGAGTAGCCAAGTTACTGTCAAAGTCGTTGTTCTGGATGACAATGACAACCGTCCAATGATCTTGTACCCACTACAGAATGGCACTTTGCCCTGCAATGACCTGGTGCCCAGGTCTGCAGAAGCAGGCTATCTAGTGACCAAAGTTGTGGCTGTCGATGGTGACTCAGGTCAGAATTCTTGGCTTTCATACCATCTATTTAAGGCCACTGACCTTGGGTTATTTTCTGTTCGACAACAAAATGGGGAAATTCGTACATTAAGACAGATTGCTGCGAGAGACTCCATGATGCAGAAATTGATCATTCTTGTTAAGGATCATGGCCAACCAGCTCTTTCCACTACTGCCTCTCTCAACATCCTGCTGGTAGATGGCTTTTCAGAGCCCTACTTGCAGTTCCGGGATCCATCCAAACATTCTAGAAAGGTAAATCCATCCACTAAATATTTGGTCATTTCTCTGGCTgtgctttccttcctctttctcctctctgtcACAGTGATCTTCATTATACACATCTACCAAAAGATCAAATATAGAGAAAAGTTCACAATTCAAGAGCATTTCTATGATGACTGTAATTTCCCTAACAACCTGGTACATGGAGGAGGCAGTGGATCCTTATCCCAGCCTTTTCCACATGAAATGTGTTCAGCCACTGGCACTGGCAATAGTGAGTTCCGGTTCCTGAAGCGCTTTATGCCCAACTTCCCTTTCCCTCATGCCACTGGAGATGTAAAAACACAGGCGGGCTCCAGCTTACCTCAAGATTCTGATAGAAATAAGTCTCAGAGGTCAGAGGGACATGCCCAGGTATCTGATGACTACATGTAG